From Toxorhynchites rutilus septentrionalis strain SRP chromosome 2, ASM2978413v1, whole genome shotgun sequence, a single genomic window includes:
- the LOC129765301 gene encoding uncharacterized protein LOC129765301: MLMKGPDFLTSLFAVLLRFRQRNIAVCGDIREMFHQILVREEDKQSQRFLWRDEPSEAVQIWVVDVATFGATCSPSIAQYVKIKHAHQYFNSFPRAVSIIIDDHYVDDCLFSVDTVDEAVRLMQEVKAIHAAAGFELVKFQSNSMTVISLLGEADRTLCKPMKLDQQEEFDRVLGLMWIPGADIFTFQVPVDVHQIIDHATAPTKRQILRTVMKIFDPLGFLAHFVIHGKVLMQEVWRTGTGWDEPVAEHLVDQWFRWAKMPSQISEVQVPLFFFRDNDLWKFREVEIHVLTDASEEAYACVAYIRVPNDYGGRCSFLAAKTKVAPLKPLSFPRLELQAAMMGARLMQMVCSALTLNISKRILWTDSATVLAWLRSESRKYHQFVSFRVGEILSITRMDEWRHIPKKLNVADDATKWGSGPNFNPSCRWFQGPTFLNESEEHWPKESKGTLHETTEELREVVLHHSDIAEAVIDVERFSNWHRLLRTMAYVFKVASVGKKIIRDDSTYLSKDELIKAEGALLRQAQTQAYSSEIECLQKRMALVKSSSLYPLVPFLDEAGIIRVSGRTEGASLIPYSARYPIVLPKTHRVTMLIVDSYHKKFLHANGETVCNEIRQKFFIQSLRSLVWKVSRSCQLCMIRKAVPAPPLMSPLPKVRLTPFIRPFTKRRRLLRASGG; encoded by the coding sequence ATGCTAATGAAAGGCCCAGACTTTCTTACCTCTTTATTTGCTGTTTTACTTcgttttcgtcaaagaaacatTGCGGTGTGTGGTGACATCCGCGAGATGTTTCACCAAATATTGGTGCGAGAAGAAGATAAACAATCACAACGATTCTTATGGCGAGACGAACCTTCTGAAGCAGTACAAATCTGGGTCGTGGACGTCGCTACATTTGGTGCAACGTGCTCCCCGTCTATAGCACAGTACGTCAAGATCAAACATGCTCATCAGTATTTTAATTCCTTCCCAAGAGCGGTCAGTATAATAATTGACGACCACTATGTCGACGACTGTCTTTTCAGTGTAGACACGGTCGATGAAGCGGTACGGTTGATGCAAGAGGTGAAAGCAATTCATGCGGCAGCTGGCTTCGAACTAGTTAAGTTCCAGTCGAACTCAATGACTGTAATTTCATTACTAGGAGAAGCGGATCGAACGCTATGCAAACCAATGAAGCTTGACCAGCAGGAAGAATTCGATCGAGTCCTCGGCCTGATGTGGATCCCGGGTGCGGATATTTTCACCTTTCAAGTGCCGGTAGATGTACATCAGATAATTGATCACGCAACAGCACCTACAAAAAGGCAAATTCTTCGAACCGTAATGAAGATCTTCGACCCACTTGGTTTTCTCGCTCATTTCGTCATCCATGGAAAGGTCCTGATGCAGGAGGTTTGGCGCACAGGCACAGGCTGGGACGAACCAGTAGCTGAACATCTAGTCGACCAGTGGTTCCGGTGGGCAAAAATGCCGAGCCAAATTAGCGAAGTGCAAGTTCCCCTATTCTTCTTTCGTGATAACGATCTATGGAAGTTTAGAGAAGTAGAAATTCATGTTTTGACTGACGCCAGTGAAGAGGCATACGCATGTGTTGCATATATCAGAGTTCCTAACGACTACGGCGGACGATGTTCATTCCTGGCCGCAAAGACGAAAGTTGCACCCTTGAAGCCGCTCTCCTTTCCGAGGCTAGAGCTGCAGGCAGCAATGATGGGAGCTCGACTAATGCAGATGGTTTGTTCGGCCCTCACACTCAACATTAGCAAGCGCATCTTATGGACAGATTCAGCGACAGTACTGGCGTGGCTTCGTTCAGAATCTCGGAAGTATCACCAGTTCGTATCGTTCCGAGTCGGTGAAATCCTATCGATCACCAGGATGGACGAATGGCGGCACATACCGAAAAAACTCAACGTGGCTGATGATGCCACCAAATGGGGTTCCGGACCAAATTTCAACCCAAGTTGCCGCTGGTTTCAGGGTCCAACCTTCCTGAATGAATCTGAGGAGCATTGGCCTAAGGAATCCAAAGGTACCTTACATGAAACAACAGAAGAACTGCGTGAAGTTGTTCTGCACCATTCGGATATTGCGGAAGCAGTAATAGATGTTGAGCGTTTTTCGAACTGGCATCGTCTTCTGCGTACAATGGCTTACGTCTTCAAAGTGGCATCAGTCGGCAAGAAGATCATCAGAGACGACAGTACATACCTCAGTAAGGATGAACTCATCAAAGCAGAAGGTGCATTATTGCGTCAGGCTCAAACTCAAGCATATTCCAGTGAAATAGAATGTTTGCAAAAAAGAATGGCATTAGTAAAATCTAGTTCTCTATATCCGTTAGTACCGTTCTTGGATGAAGCGGGTATTATAAGAGTCAGCGGTCGTACAGAGGGTGCTTCACTGATCCCGTACTCAGCCAGGTACCCTATAGTTCTTCCAAAGACACACAGGGTTACCATGCTGATAGTCGACAGCTACCATAAAAAGTTCCTTCACGCAAACGGGGAAACCGTTTGTAATGAAATAAGGCAAAAGTTTTTCATACAAAGTCTTCGCTCCCTCGTTTGGAAAGTAAGTCGAAGTTGCCAGTTGTGCATGATCAGGAAAGCGGTACCTGCTCCCCCATTGATGTCACCACTCCCCAAAGTACGATTAACACCGTTCATACGTCCGTTCACTAAGAGGCGTCGACTACTTCGGGCCTCTGGAGGTTAA